Below is a genomic region from Candidatus Babeliales bacterium.
ACTACCTTAATCAAAAGAAACATAGCAAGAAATAGAATTATAACGGAACGCAAATACCGTTTGATTAAAAAACCGCAAGCAAACCCAACACCTACGTATGAGACGAGCTCTGTTGCGGTATTTGCGGACAAGTCAAAACGTTGCAAAAAGTTACCCCATGAAAAACCCGAAAACCATCCTTGTGGTTGTACAGGTACCGGGCCCAGATTATTCATTATATCTCCTCACATATCGAAACTTTATGCCATACGTATTATGGCTGAGTATAAAGAGAGATAGGAGGGTATAGCAAGAAAAAAAAGGGAACACCTTTGATGGTGTCCCCCATACTTCCAAGTGAACCGGTCTAGCGCACCTTACCACGAAGGGCTTTACCTGGTTTGAACTTAGGAACCTTCTTCGCAGGGATGGTCATCTTTTTACCTGTTGCTGGATTTACACCCGTGCGTGCTTTTCTCTTGATGTTGGTAAACGTCCCGAAACCTGTAAGAACCACTTGCTTGTTGGTTTTTAGAGCGCCGCCGACGACTTCGATGAACGCTTCCAAACAATCTTTACAGTTTGTTTTGGAAGTCTTGGTCAAGCGAGCCATCTTTTCGACTACCATTGCTTTGTTCATTTAACTTCCTTTGCTCCTGAAATGTCATCATGAGCAGGGCTAAATAAAACTAGTACTCTGGATGAACAATAGTGACACAAAATTCTTTTGTCAAGGAAGAAGATACAACATTATTTTTATGTTGTTTTTACCGTAAAAAAAGGTTTTTTGCATGACATGATTGGGAGCACGTTTTGGTACCGAGGGCCGGACTCGAACCGGCACGAGCAAAAGCCCGAGGGATTTTAAGTCCCTTGCGTCTACCATTCCGCCACCCCGGTACTTATTTGGAGGCGACACCCGGATTCGAACCGGGGATCAGGGTTTTGCAGACCCATGCCTTACCACTTGGCTATGTCGCCTTTACGTTCATATTACTATAATAATCCATAGTCGACCATATGCTGGTGCAGGGTCTCTGCCGTGATATGATCTGCATCATCCCAATAATCCAGCGGCCGCTCATTTTCCCCTGTTAAATAACCAGACTGTGCCGGCCCTTCAGTTGGAAAACCAAGCTGATACCACTCAGCAATTCCACCCTCGTATGCCTTTACATCGGTAAATCCAAGAGCCTTGAGTCGATCTCTGGCTATACCACTTGCTGTACAGGAATAATTAGAACAATAGAACACAACAGGAACATTTTTATCCACTTTGGTAGCAAAATCATCTACCAAATCAAATGGGACACTGACTGATCCTTTGATGTGGCAATCAAGAAATAGCTTTTTATCTAGAACATTAATGACCAAATAGGAATCATTGTAAATCGTCTTCCCCACAGCACATCCCAGGAGAATAACCGATAAGCTTGCTAGCAAAATGCCAAGTCTCTTCATAGTATTTTCTATCCTTTGTTACGAGAGATACAAAGTAGCAGAATCATTTTAGGAGGCAAGCTCTCATTTATGAAACCACCTTAAGACAGCGCCGCCATCTCACTTTAGACCAAAATCCGATAGGGTGTTTTAACAGATCAAGTATCCACCAGGATTCAGAACTATCTACTGAGAAAATGCACACTTTAATTTTTCCGTGTATGAGATTCCCATCTAGAATGCCCCATGTCCGCGAATCAGAGCTGCCCAATCGATTATCGCCCATAACCCAATACTGATCGGGTCCAAGTACTACTTTGAACGTATCTGCCCCAGGCGCATCAATCTTTGTTCCAGGATGCTTTATGGTACGCATGCCAACCTGTTTGATGTATCGTTGTGCACGCCGTACGTCAAATGCATCCATATTATAAAATGGCTGATCATAATATGGCCGCTTAGGATCATACGAACGCCATGTATATGCAGAGACAGGAACGAGAGGGTATTTGTTAAGATATGGTTCGTCTAATTTTTTTCCGTTAACGTAGACCACTGGCTTATCATCTTCAATCTTACCCTCTACGGTATCGCCAGGAATACCAATGACACGCTTGGTCCAGTTCGCAGGTCCCCAAACATATTTTTGCCAAAGGAATACAACAGAATTTGACGAATAATCATATGTCGGATCATTAAAGGTAATAATTTCGCTATTTTTAGGAGGAGAAAACATGATAGTAAACTTATCAGCAAAAAAGCGCTCACCGACCAACATGGTTGTTTCCATAGAACCCGTTGGCACCTGATAAAGACCAAAAATAACAGTTCGAATCAAGAAGGCAATAACAATAATAACAACAAGTTCACGAGCTTCTTTTTTTAGTCGTTCTTTTTTGCTTTCAGTAAACAACCATGCCTTAAGGGCTTCTAGCATTGATATCTTCCTTATAGTTTTTTAAACGAACGATTCCAGCGCACCGAGTTCCAAAAAGAAAAAGGATGGTGAATCAAATCAAAGATCCACCATGATGCGCGACTATCAACAGACCAGAGACGGTAGATAACCTTACCATGAATCAAGGATTCATCCAAGACGCCCCAATCACGAGAATCACAGCTTCCTAAACGATTATCACCCATTACCCAATATTGCCCTTTACCAAGCCAGACATCAAACTCATCCGTCCCTCTCTCCCCAACGACTGGTGCATCAGGACGTTTGACAACCTCCTGCCCATGATTTTCATACCATTTTTTTGCGCTTTCAATCTGCTGAGTATCAAAACGATAAAATGGTTGCTCTTCCAGTGCCAATTCGGGATCATACACTCGCCACGTATCACGATACGGATCAATAGGCATAAGTGGATACGTATTCACATACGGCTCATCCAAATGTTTCCCATTCAGATAAATAACCGGCTTTCCGTTTTCAATTCTTCCAACAACATGGTCCCCGGGAATACCAATCACACGCTTTGTTAAATTACGCGGGCCCCACAAATATTTCTGCACAATAAGCTTCATTCCAGACGATGCATATTCAAAATTAGGATCGTTAAATGTAATGACATCACCTCGCTGTACCGGCTGAAAAAGCACACTAAATTTATCAGCAAAGAATCTCTCACCAACCAACATGGTCGGCTCCATCGAGCTACTTGGTACCTGATATAAACCATAGCCAAATGTACGAACAAGTAATGCAACCGGCAAAACAACAATTAACGCCTGAATATATTCAACAACAACATCCAAATTTCTTTTTTTTAACCACTGAATCACTCCACACTCCCTTTTTATGCTAAATAATGCAATGGATTCACCTGCTTACCATGCGCATACACCTCAAAGTGTAAGTGGTCTGCAAGCCGACCCGACTTCCTAACCAATCCCGTGTCTCCGACAAGGCCCAATGTTTGACCCTGTTGTACTCTATCACCAACGCGACACGTAATACTATGTAAATGTGCATACCGTGTTTTGTATTTTTTGTTATGCGCAACCACAACTGTCTTTCCATATCCCTTATTCACACCAGCTTCAATCACCACACCACTCCGTGCCGCATACACCGGCGTTCCCTTCATCGCAGCCATATCAATTCCATAGTGGAAACCCCATGAGCGATTTGGATTGCGACGTGCACCATAAAACGAACTTATCCAGAACCTAGATCGATCCAGGGGCCATGACAATTCAATATCACGAGGCTGTTTCGTATGTTTTTTGGAGCGCAATTGACGCGATAACAATGATCCATGCTGTTTGCTGATAGAACGACGTTTGCGAGAGGAAGTTTTTTTATTCTGTGCATCAAGATGAACAAGCAAATTGCCCAGATTGCGCTCACGAATATACTCTTCTAGGGACTCTTTGAGATACGCTGGCTCACGATTCACAACAAGGAACGGTTGTTCTTTTTTTTTTTCATCGTCACTCGCAATAAACGGGACAAGCTCATCAGGAGTACGAGACCGCGCAAATTCGGGAATCGCTTTTTGAAATGCAACAGTATAAGTATGGTACTCTTCTTGAAGCTCCATTACGCGGTTCATCTGTTGTCGTAATTTACCATGCGAGTACACCAATAAACATGACATCGACGCCATCGTACCCAAAAGAAAAACGGTAATAACTTTTAACGAAAAGGCCGAATCATATCTCATAGGACTTCAATAGCTCTTCCTTCAATCCAACCACGGACACTCCTATCCCCCGCTCTCACTTTATACCATCCTTGTTCATGTTGATAAAGAACGAGTTCGCACGCAGCAGAAACATTACAGCGTTGCGGATAGGTTGATGCAGGACCAGCGTATAACGTTGTATCATTGATAACAAATGCTCGCGCGCTTTGCTCGCGAGTATACACAAAGTACGCAAGAAAAAAAGATAGCAATGAAACCATAATCATTCCTGATCGAAGCACTACACCACCCCAACCAAAGACCAACAAAAGCATCAAGCATAATGCACATATAAGCGCACTAATCTGCCACACCCAACGCGGAATCACCACCAAACATTCGTTCATCATACGCTTGTACCAACCCTGCCATGAACGATCAATGTGTTGTCCCAATTCACTCTTGATAATATCAATATTATAGAGACTATCACGTAAGATCTGACCGTCGGCACCACGCGCGGCTCGCTCAAATGCAACTAATGCACGAGGCAGTCGATTAAGGTGATATAAGCCCAATCCAATCATATACCAATCTGCAACGGTTTTCTGCTCCAACGCCTGGTGCTCATGTACAACTTTGCGCCAATCAGTATCATTCGCCTGCAGCGACATCATTACACATGATATGAGTACAAGTCGTTTCATAATCGCTTCTCAAATCTTTGCAACCACACCTTTGACGACCGCACTAGATCTTCATCATACGCTTTTGCACTAAACGCATGCTCTGCATAACGAAGAAAATCTTTACGCCATGATTTAAGGTAATCCTCCATGCCAATTTTTCGCAAACACTGCTCAATAAATAATTCCGACACCTCCTGCTCAGAGACACTACAACGATCCGCAAACAATGAGATCCATGCCTTGTAGAGTGCAACCGGATTACGATCACGCGCACAGACGGCAAACCGCCTCCTGGCACGCCGATAGGCAAATCGATATCGCAACTGCCTATTATACTTACGGCGATACCATCGTCCCAACCGCCACATACCGTAACCACCGCCTCCACCAAAGATCGCGCAACATGCAAGTACTATAAGCCACCATGCAAATCGGGATGATTCACGATGTAATGGTAGTGGTCGAAGCGACTCCTTTCCACCATGAGGATCATCCTGAACTAATGACGATGACTGCAATGTCACAGGTCCACTCTGAGATAAGGCCGAAGTAATTTTAAGCAAATGTGGTAATGTCGGATGCGTAGAATACTCACCCACCGTATAATCAAAGAACGTGTAAGTTTGTTCAGGAATCCCATGTACTCCTTCTTGAGAAGCCTGAACCACATACTCAAACGTTTTATCCCACCCATATTCATGGCGCATTATTGATGATGTGGAATCGTAATAGCGTAATCCTTGCGGCAAATGTAGCGGTGGAGCTTCAAGCCCTTCAACATTTCCTTCTCCCGAGACCGTCAGCCTCACAACAATACCCTCTCCCACTTTGGCGCTCTCGTGTTCACAAGAAAGTTCAGTTCGCGTGATATGGCCAATACCGTGTACCACTCCATCGTAGGAAGGCAATGGTTTTACCCTGATAGGACAGGCATTAGATTGCACAATAATTTGTTCTTTTGATTGCCCAAACATGTCATCAAATAAGAAACTCATACGATGACGTTTGACTGGAACCGCACACGGTACCGACAGCGAAGGCACAATGTGCTCACCAGGTGTATACTGATATAACTCAAGTGTATGTTCAATAACACGCTCACGGTTACGCACAAATTCTCTTGTTGTACTTGGATCAACTGCACCAATAACCCAACCAGGAAAATCAGCATTTAGCGCCTGTATGATCTGCACTCCTTCGGCAGCGCAAAAGGACATCGTAACCTTAAGCGGTTCACCAATAAATACCGAATCTTTTTCTGCTTTTAATTCGAGTCTAGCCTTCTGTTCCATTTGTGGTTCATCATACACAGGAGTATTACCCACCGTAATCTCAAGAGGCTCTGATGTACTTATCTGTCTCTCCAGCTTGAGAACAGCGGGCCCAACTGTATACGTATCCTGCATATCACATCTAACAGTGTGATAATAGCTCACCGTACTTTCTGTTACGCCGTTGATAACATGAAGTGTTGACGCAACATGCACTGATCCTTGCTCAAAGTCCTCCAGCCCCTCAATCTGTGGAGCTTCTTCAATTTGCTGCTCGCTGGTCACCGTTGCCACAAGATAAAATGGGATTCCAACTGCTGGCTGCTCAAGCGGTTGTTTATGAATATCACACAACGAGAGTGACACCGATGGCTTCCCAGCAAAGCTGCTCGCAATCATACACAAAAAAAGGCTACCAATTCTTCTGACCATACTGTCCCGACATTGTTTGTAAGACATGTTCTCTGATCATTTTTTTATACTGCACCGTGTCGTAACGTTCAACCTGTGCAAGCAAGGCTTCTGTTTTTTCGTCATAAATTTCACCCGCCTGTGGCTCAACTACGTCATGCGACTGAAGTTCCATCTTTTGGCCATCAGTGGCATTCTGTTGCGCCGTTGAAATATCTTGAGGTGAGCGCCCACTCATGTCATCTCGCGCAATATCTGCCTGTTCTTTTTTCTGATCTTGGCGATTACCAAACTGATCTTGTTCTGATGCAACATCCTGTTTAGGAGATTGTTTTTCCTGCGTGCTATCGTCACCATTTTGCTTTTGATCAGGCTCCTGTGGATCATTGTTCTGATCTTCACGGATATTGTCTTGAGGATCATCGCTCTTAGAATAATCACCTGCCTCTAATTCAGATGGATCGCTTCGATCACCGTTATCCTCTTGATGTTTATCAGAATCTTGTCGTTGTTGCTGTCGATCTTCGTTTTTATCGTGAGGCTCAGATTCACCATCTTCTGAGTCTGAGTGATGCTGTTCTTGTTGTTGCTGTTGTTTTTGTTTATTTTTGAGATTTTTTTCATGCTCTTGTCGTTGGTGGTCCTGCTCTTGCTGTTCCTGCTTCTCAAGCATCTGCCGCACAACATCTGCGTTATGTTGTGCTCGTTTGTGGCCTGGATGCAACCGCAAGACATCCGTGTATGCTTGCAGCGCTGATTGGAGATTTTTCAACTGGACCGATTCGTTGCCCATATTGAAATATGCTTGTTCCAGAAATGATTGCGGTTGTGTGTCGATACCATATCGCACTGCACGATCAAAACAATGATATGCAAGCTCATGCTCCCCCTGCGCGTGATATACACATCCCGCATCATAGTTCACGACAGGATCTGAAAAAAATTCTGTTAGCAGATCTTTGCACAGCTCTTGTAAGACACTGCAATCATCGCTGACAAGACGCGCGTGCTGATAGTAACCGAAAGGACCTGCTGCCTGAACCAAGGTGCACCAGCATAATAACGCATAGCAGATCTTAAACATCACTGATTAATATCCCAGAGCTGCTGCGTCTGACATTTCACACATATGTACATCATGGGCGCTGCGGCCTTTGCCATTAAGGGCATTGGGATCGGCCCCAAGCTGTAAAAGACATTCTCTCAGCGCCATAATTTGTTCCTGTGAAAGAGATTTATTATAGATCGCCTTTCCACTCCAACGAGCGACTAGGTGCAATGGCTGATCTCCCTCAACCTCCATCTTACCTCTTACCATCGTTAACTCACAACTTGGCGAATCAAGAAACACGCGAGTTTCTGGCTCTCCTGGTTTAAATTTCTGTAACAATTCCAACGCCTCTACAAACTTTGTCTGTCCTAAAAGCTTTTCAAAGTGCTCGCGCGCCTCTTGAGCGCGTTTCAATGAAGTACGTACCAATGCAGTGTGTGCTTGGACTAAAGATTCTTGTTCGTCCATAGCATGCACACATACACATGCAAGGCTCATCATAATCACATATTTCATAGGTGTCCGCCTTCTCTAACAATTGTGTTTATTATAAAGCGCTTCTCCTACCCCAACATTAATCTGCGCATATTACATATTAGTTAGTCATTCTCATGTGGAAGAGCAACTGCTATACGACCCCGCCGAAGCATCTTCAAATCAAGTTTTATCCCCAGACTGGCTGCCGCACATGCCATACCATAACGATACTTGTGTTCTGGAGTACCACTCAAAAAATTCAGCGCATCTTTACGCGCACCAAGCTGTAAAAGTCGATTTTGCAGCTCTTCGAGTTTTTCAACAGAAAGGTTCTTTTCATAGACAGCTTTGCCTAATAAGAAAGACACACAATGTAATGGTGTATCACCAGTTGGTCCCGTAGCACTCTGAAGAAAAGCCACAGTCATGCCTGAGCCTCGATTAAGAGAGTCCAACACTCCCATGGCCTTTTCAAAATTATGAGCATGCAGGTGAAATGCAAATATATCTCCTATTCCAGGACCAGCGTATTCCGAAGGACCGGGTTTCTGCAATACGTCACCAACGACCCGATCCATTGCATGCATCGAGAAGCAAAAAAAACTCATAAGAGACACAAAACAATATTTCATATCAAGACTCCATCAAGACCTACCATGCTATAATCCTCCATCTTAAAATAGACCCCCATTTCCATCATGCATCTATACTACCCATTCTATCAAAAAACAAACCAAACTGATCGCTGCAAAATAATAATAACGATCCTCGAGAGCATCAACCCTATTAACATCTAGGAGCTCTTTTTCATACCGTTCCACATCTGCAATAAGATGTAATATATCACTATCGCTTTGGCTCATACGGTAATACCGCGCTCCAGTATCAACGGCCAGAGTGTGAAGTATTCCTTCATTTAACCGTGAAATAACAATCGAACCCTTACTATCTTTTTGCACACCAACTTGTTTTCCAGATTGATCTAATACAGGAACTGGCGCACCCTCAGGTGTACCAATACCCAAGGTAAAAATGCGCAGCCCCAACTCACTTGCACGTTGTTTAACCGTTGCCAAATCAGATGAAAAATCTTCACCATCGGTCAACACAACCAATAATTTATTTTGACGCTGCGACATTGATTCAAACAACTGAATCGTTTTCATAAGCACCGCATCGAGTGCAGTTGTTCCAGATGAAATTGTTTCCACGTCAAGTGAATCTAGAAACATATAAAACGCAGCATAATCTTGTGTCAGTGGACATTGCACAAATGCAGAACCTGAAAACACAATCAACCCTACACGTTCACACGAAAGTTTTTTAAGTAATGTTCTTATCTTATCTTTTGCAGCTTCTAAACGATTTGGCTTCACATCCTGCGCAAGCATGCTCCGAGAAATATCCAATGCAATAAATAGATCACGCCCATGCTGTTGCTCATGCTCATCTTTTTTACCCCAGCGTGGTTGTAATAAAACAAGAAACAAACACACAATACCAACCGATAATAATGCTGATTTAAAAAAATCCTTCTTATATGAATAACCACGCAACAACAGTGATTGCCATTTTTTGTGAGCTAATACCCTGGCTAAACGCACACGCTTGACACTGCGCCACCAGACAAGCATAAGCATAAATAGAAAGACAAAAATAAACTTTACTGCAAGAGGATTACCCAATGTCATAACATAAACCGTATCAATGTCGTTATACACAACTGTATAAACAATGCCAATACAACTAACCATACTAATGGGCCAACATAATCCTTATAATGTGCAA
It encodes:
- a CDS encoding rhodanese-like domain-containing protein — translated: MKRLGILLASLSVILLGCAVGKTIYNDSYLVINVLDKKLFLDCHIKGSVSVPFDLVDDFATKVDKNVPVVFYCSNYSCTASGIARDRLKALGFTDVKAYEGGIAEWYQLGFPTEGPAQSGYLTGENERPLDYWDDADHITAETLHQHMVDYGLL
- the lepB gene encoding signal peptidase I, whose amino-acid sequence is MLEALKAWLFTESKKERLKKEARELVVIIVIAFLIRTVIFGLYQVPTGSMETTMLVGERFFADKFTIMFSPPKNSEIITFNDPTYDYSSNSVVFLWQKYVWGPANWTKRVIGIPGDTVEGKIEDDKPVVYVNGKKLDEPYLNKYPLVPVSAYTWRSYDPKRPYYDQPFYNMDAFDVRRAQRYIKQVGMRTIKHPGTKIDAPGADTFKVVLGPDQYWVMGDNRLGSSDSRTWGILDGNLIHGKIKVCIFSVDSSESWWILDLLKHPIGFWSKVRWRRCLKVVS
- a CDS encoding HU family DNA-binding protein, producing the protein MNKAMVVEKMARLTKTSKTNCKDCLEAFIEVVGGALKTNKQVVLTGFGTFTNIKRKARTGVNPATGKKMTIPAKKVPKFKPGKALRGKVR
- a CDS encoding M23 family metallopeptidase translates to MRYDSAFSLKVITVFLLGTMASMSCLLVYSHGKLRQQMNRVMELQEEYHTYTVAFQKAIPEFARSRTPDELVPFIASDDEKKKEQPFLVVNREPAYLKESLEEYIRERNLGNLLVHLDAQNKKTSSRKRRSISKQHGSLLSRQLRSKKHTKQPRDIELSWPLDRSRFWISSFYGARRNPNRSWGFHYGIDMAAMKGTPVYAARSGVVIEAGVNKGYGKTVVVAHNKKYKTRYAHLHSITCRVGDRVQQGQTLGLVGDTGLVRKSGRLADHLHFEVYAHGKQVNPLHYLA
- a CDS encoding VWA domain-containing protein, translating into MVSCIGIVYTVVYNDIDTVYVMTLGNPLAVKFIFVFLFMLMLVWWRSVKRVRLARVLAHKKWQSLLLRGYSYKKDFFKSALLSVGIVCLFLVLLQPRWGKKDEHEQQHGRDLFIALDISRSMLAQDVKPNRLEAAKDKIRTLLKKLSCERVGLIVFSGSAFVQCPLTQDYAAFYMFLDSLDVETISSGTTALDAVLMKTIQLFESMSQRQNKLLVVLTDGEDFSSDLATVKQRASELGLRIFTLGIGTPEGAPVPVLDQSGKQVGVQKDSKGSIVISRLNEGILHTLAVDTGARYYRMSQSDSDILHLIADVERYEKELLDVNRVDALEDRYYYFAAISLVCFLIEWVV
- a CDS encoding ABC transporter ATP-binding protein, with the protein product MKRLVLISCVMMSLQANDTDWRKVVHEHQALEQKTVADWYMIGLGLYHLNRLPRALVAFERAARGADGQILRDSLYNIDIIKSELGQHIDRSWQGWYKRMMNECLVVIPRWVWQISALICALCLMLLLVFGWGGVVLRSGMIMVSLLSFFLAYFVYTREQSARAFVINDTTLYAGPASTYPQRCNVSAACELVLYQHEQGWYKVRAGDRSVRGWIEGRAIEVL
- a CDS encoding BatD family protein — protein: MVRRIGSLFLCMIASSFAGKPSVSLSLCDIHKQPLEQPAVGIPFYLVATVTSEQQIEEAPQIEGLEDFEQGSVHVASTLHVINGVTESTVSYYHTVRCDMQDTYTVGPAVLKLERQISTSEPLEITVGNTPVYDEPQMEQKARLELKAEKDSVFIGEPLKVTMSFCAAEGVQIIQALNADFPGWVIGAVDPSTTREFVRNRERVIEHTLELYQYTPGEHIVPSLSVPCAVPVKRHRMSFLFDDMFGQSKEQIIVQSNACPIRVKPLPSYDGVVHGIGHITRTELSCEHESAKVGEGIVVRLTVSGEGNVEGLEAPPLHLPQGLRYYDSTSSIMRHEYGWDKTFEYVVQASQEGVHGIPEQTYTFFDYTVGEYSTHPTLPHLLKITSALSQSGPVTLQSSSLVQDDPHGGKESLRPLPLHRESSRFAWWLIVLACCAIFGGGGGYGMWRLGRWYRRKYNRQLRYRFAYRRARRRFAVCARDRNPVALYKAWISLFADRCSVSEQEVSELFIEQCLRKIGMEDYLKSWRKDFLRYAEHAFSAKAYDEDLVRSSKVWLQRFEKRL
- the lepB gene encoding signal peptidase I, whose protein sequence is MIQWLKKRNLDVVVEYIQALIVVLPVALLVRTFGYGLYQVPSSSMEPTMLVGERFFADKFSVLFQPVQRGDVITFNDPNFEYASSGMKLIVQKYLWGPRNLTKRVIGIPGDHVVGRIENGKPVIYLNGKHLDEPYVNTYPLMPIDPYRDTWRVYDPELALEEQPFYRFDTQQIESAKKWYENHGQEVVKRPDAPVVGERGTDEFDVWLGKGQYWVMGDNRLGSCDSRDWGVLDESLIHGKVIYRLWSVDSRASWWIFDLIHHPFSFWNSVRWNRSFKKL